A DNA window from Pseudarthrobacter sp. W1I19 contains the following coding sequences:
- a CDS encoding response regulator transcription factor: MDDLGVAVVIEDDADVRNLLEGVLSQAGFEVHTAVDGRAGVEVVRMKQANVVTLDIGLPDIDGLEVLRRIRNFSNAYVVMLTGRTEEPDLLSALNAGADDYIAKPFRPRELRARVSAMMRRPRHEITGQKPALAGWGAAPAAPAHPDDAAVLHHNGLELNHRTRTVEINGEPLGLTRSEFDLLHVLLRGGGAVCTRADLVRAVRGDFYDEDTYISEADERAVEVHIGNLRRKLKEDPVAPRWLQTVRGVGYRLAPSRQDAAQG; the protein is encoded by the coding sequence ATGGACGATCTTGGTGTGGCTGTAGTTATCGAAGACGATGCCGATGTGCGAAACCTCCTGGAAGGAGTGTTGAGCCAGGCCGGCTTCGAGGTGCATACAGCAGTTGACGGACGGGCCGGCGTGGAAGTGGTCCGTATGAAGCAGGCCAACGTGGTGACGCTGGACATCGGGCTGCCGGACATCGACGGCCTCGAGGTGTTGCGGCGCATCCGCAACTTCAGTAACGCCTACGTAGTGATGCTCACCGGCCGCACTGAGGAGCCGGACCTGTTGTCCGCCCTTAATGCCGGTGCCGATGACTACATTGCCAAGCCGTTCCGGCCACGGGAGCTGCGGGCCCGCGTGTCGGCGATGATGCGCAGGCCCCGGCATGAGATCACAGGACAAAAGCCTGCTTTGGCTGGGTGGGGAGCCGCCCCCGCAGCTCCAGCCCATCCCGACGACGCGGCAGTTCTGCACCACAACGGCCTGGAACTGAACCACCGCACGCGCACCGTGGAAATCAACGGGGAACCGCTTGGCCTCACCAGAAGCGAATTCGATTTGCTGCACGTGCTCCTGCGGGGTGGAGGGGCTGTATGTACGCGTGCGGACCTGGTGCGGGCTGTCCGCGGAGACTTCTATGACGAAGACACGTACATCAGCGAGGCTGACGAGCGGGCTGTTGAAGTTCACATTGGCAACCTGCGGCGCAAGCTGAAGGAGGACCCCGTCGCACCCCGCTGGCTCCAGACTGTCCGCGGTGTGGGTTACCGGCTGGCGCCCAGCAGGCAGGACGCGGCGCAGGGCTGA
- the infA gene encoding translation initiation factor IF-1: MAKKDGVIEIEGVVTEALPNAMFRVELTNKHIVLAHISGKMRQHYIRILPEDRVVVELSPYDLTRGRIVYRYK; encoded by the coding sequence ATGGCCAAGAAGGACGGGGTCATTGAGATCGAAGGCGTTGTGACTGAGGCGTTGCCTAACGCGATGTTTCGTGTTGAGCTCACCAACAAGCACATCGTACTGGCACACATCTCTGGAAAGATGCGTCAGCACTACATCAGGATTCTCCCTGAGGACCGCGTAGTGGTGGAGCTGAGCCCGTACGACCTCACCCGTGGTCGTATCGTCTACCGCTACAAGTAA
- the rpsK gene encoding 30S ribosomal protein S11, with translation MPPKTRGAVRKPRKKDKKNIALGQAHIKSTFNNTIVSITDPSGAVISWASSGEVGFKGSRKSTPFAAQMAAEAAAKRAQEHGMRKVDVFVKGPGSGRETAIRSLQAAGLEVGSIQDVTPAAHNGCRPPKRRRV, from the coding sequence ATGCCCCCGAAGACTCGTGGCGCGGTTCGCAAGCCGCGTAAGAAGGACAAGAAGAATATCGCGCTTGGCCAGGCGCACATCAAGAGCACGTTTAACAACACCATCGTTTCCATCACGGATCCGTCGGGCGCTGTTATCTCTTGGGCTTCCTCAGGTGAGGTTGGCTTCAAGGGCTCGCGTAAGTCCACCCCGTTCGCTGCCCAGATGGCTGCCGAGGCTGCTGCAAAGCGCGCCCAGGAGCACGGCATGCGCAAGGTTGACGTTTTCGTGAAGGGCCCCGGCTCGGGACGCGAAACCGCGATCCGTTCGCTGCAGGCTGCCGGCCTCGAGGTTGGCTCCATCCAGGACGTCACCCCCGCCGCCCACAACGGCTGCCGTCCGCCGAAGCGCCGCCGCGTCTAA
- the rpsM gene encoding 30S ribosomal protein S13: MARLAGVDIPREKRLEIALTYIYGVGKTRAHETLAATGISADVRVKDLTDAQLVELRDYIEGNYKVEGDLRREVAADIRRKVEIGSYEGLRHRKGLPVRGQRTKTNARTRKGPKRTVAGKKKAR; the protein is encoded by the coding sequence ATGGCTCGTCTCGCTGGCGTAGACATTCCCCGCGAAAAGCGGCTGGAAATTGCGCTTACTTACATCTACGGCGTGGGCAAGACCCGTGCACACGAAACCCTGGCTGCCACTGGCATCAGCGCTGACGTTCGCGTCAAGGACCTGACTGATGCCCAGCTGGTTGAGCTGCGTGACTACATTGAAGGCAACTACAAGGTTGAGGGTGACCTTCGCCGCGAAGTAGCAGCAGATATCCGCCGCAAGGTTGAGATCGGCAGCTACGAAGGCCTGCGCCACCGCAAGGGCCTGCCCGTACGCGGACAGCGTACGAAGACCAACGCCCGTACCCGCAAGGGCCCGAAGCGCACCGTCGCCGGCAAGAAGAAGGCACGCTAA
- a CDS encoding Hpt domain-containing protein, whose product MHSPDPGSSDRSTAAEPPQPGITALTGSVLSQEAAGLLPLVDAAVLEELEDELAGSGLAQRFARDYAAMWDQRCARLAAAVQSQDSESALDAAISLKISSAMVGGVRLAKLAELLETLIRQGDFGRGQVLMARVAQDGVQTVSELQSTYILKNG is encoded by the coding sequence ATGCACAGTCCAGATCCCGGCTCCAGCGACAGGAGCACAGCCGCGGAACCTCCGCAGCCCGGGATCACAGCACTTACCGGTTCAGTCCTCTCGCAGGAAGCGGCCGGGCTCTTGCCGCTCGTTGACGCCGCCGTGCTTGAGGAGCTCGAAGACGAACTGGCCGGCTCCGGGCTCGCCCAGCGGTTTGCCCGGGATTATGCGGCCATGTGGGACCAGCGTTGCGCCCGGCTGGCCGCCGCTGTCCAAAGCCAGGACAGCGAATCCGCCCTGGACGCCGCCATCAGCCTGAAAATCAGCTCAGCGATGGTGGGAGGAGTGCGGCTGGCGAAACTTGCGGAGCTGCTGGAGACGCTCATCCGGCAGGGTGACTTCGGCCGGGGACAGGTCCTGATGGCGCGGGTTGCCCAGGACGGGGTACAAACAGTGTCCGAGCTCCAGTCCACGTACATCCTCAAGAACGGCTGA
- the rpmJ gene encoding 50S ribosomal protein L36, which yields MKVKPSVKQICEKCKVIRRNGRVMVICENPRHKQRQG from the coding sequence ATGAAGGTCAAGCCGAGCGTCAAGCAGATCTGCGAAAAGTGCAAAGTGATCCGCCGTAATGGCCGGGTCATGGTGATCTGCGAGAACCCGCGCCACAAGCAGCGCCAGGGCTAA
- a CDS encoding type II secretion system F family protein, translated as MLIVIGATLLFLAPIMVGVALVLPRTPAIALDRRRPFQADPPSNLTRLADATVGALDRFLATRNVRLYNRDALENAGVRFSQAEYLVLVIAGAIVGALVGMVIGVPAVSVLLFILAPFVGHLVLGFLAGRRRSKFDSQLGDTLQLLSGGLRAGHSILRAIDAAAAESQSPTSEEMRRVITETSLGRDLLASLTDTSERMRNEDFIWIAQAIQINREVGGNLAEVLDQVNETIRERSEIKGHIKSLAAEGKFSAYILIAMPFGIVLMLMTVNPAYMDSMFTHPLGWGMIGGSVVLMTIGSLWMRKIIDLKF; from the coding sequence ATGTTGATCGTTATCGGAGCCACCCTCCTGTTCCTCGCCCCCATCATGGTGGGTGTGGCGCTGGTGCTGCCGCGCACTCCCGCCATCGCTCTCGACAGGCGCCGGCCCTTTCAGGCCGATCCGCCGTCGAACCTCACCCGGCTCGCTGACGCGACGGTGGGTGCCTTGGACCGGTTCCTGGCAACCCGAAACGTCCGGCTCTATAACCGCGACGCGTTGGAAAATGCCGGTGTCAGGTTCAGCCAGGCTGAATACTTGGTGCTGGTCATCGCCGGTGCCATCGTGGGCGCACTGGTGGGAATGGTGATCGGCGTACCTGCGGTCTCCGTCCTGCTGTTTATCCTGGCGCCGTTCGTAGGCCACCTTGTGCTCGGTTTCCTGGCAGGCAGGCGGCGGTCCAAGTTCGACAGCCAGCTTGGCGACACGCTTCAACTTCTCTCCGGCGGGCTCCGCGCCGGCCACAGCATCCTCCGCGCCATTGACGCCGCGGCGGCCGAGTCGCAGAGTCCAACGTCAGAAGAAATGCGACGGGTCATCACGGAGACAAGCCTGGGCCGCGATCTGCTGGCTTCCCTGACTGACACGTCTGAGCGCATGCGGAACGAGGACTTCATCTGGATTGCCCAGGCCATCCAGATCAACCGGGAAGTGGGCGGCAACCTGGCAGAAGTGCTGGACCAGGTCAACGAAACAATCCGCGAACGCAGCGAGATCAAGGGGCACATCAAGTCCCTCGCGGCAGAGGGAAAGTTCTCCGCCTATATCCTCATCGCCATGCCCTTCGGCATCGTACTGATGCTGATGACGGTCAATCCCGCCTACATGGATTCGATGTTCACTCATCCGCTGGGATGGGGCATGATCGGCGGGTCCGTTGTGCTCATGACAATCGGCAGCCTGTGGATGCGCAAAATAATCGATCTGAAGTTCTGA
- the rplQ gene encoding 50S ribosomal protein L17: MPTPTKGPRLGGGPAHERLMLANLAASLFEHKRITTTVTKAKRLKPYAERLVTFAKRGDLASRRRVLGLISNKGVVHELFTDIAQAVENRDGGYTRITKIGNRKGDNAPMAVIELVLEPVSAKQAVVAEATAAAKRDAEKAAPAAEEAPEAEVVETPAADEAPEAPAAEEAATEEAATEEAPAAEEAEAPAAEEKDAK, encoded by the coding sequence ATGCCTACCCCCACTAAGGGTCCGCGCCTCGGAGGCGGCCCGGCTCACGAGCGCCTCATGCTCGCGAACCTGGCAGCATCCCTGTTCGAGCACAAGCGGATCACCACCACGGTGACCAAGGCCAAGCGCCTGAAGCCGTACGCAGAGCGCCTGGTGACCTTCGCCAAGCGTGGCGACCTCGCTTCCCGCCGCCGCGTGCTCGGCCTGATCAGCAACAAGGGCGTCGTCCACGAGCTGTTCACCGACATTGCCCAGGCAGTGGAGAACCGCGACGGCGGCTACACCCGCATCACCAAGATCGGCAACCGCAAGGGCGACAACGCTCCCATGGCTGTCATCGAACTGGTTCTCGAGCCCGTTTCCGCCAAGCAGGCTGTTGTAGCTGAGGCTACCGCGGCTGCCAAGCGCGATGCAGAGAAGGCTGCCCCGGCCGCCGAGGAAGCTCCCGAGGCTGAGGTCGTCGAGACTCCTGCTGCTGATGAAGCTCCGGAGGCTCCCGCCGCTGAAGAAGCTGCAACCGAAGAGGCTGCTACCGAAGAGGCTCCGGCCGCTGAGGAAGCTGAAGCTCCGGCAGCCGAAGAGAAGGACGCGAAGTAA
- a CDS encoding DNA-directed RNA polymerase subunit alpha: protein MLIAQRPTLSEEVVSENRSRFIIEPLEPGFGYTLGNSLRRTLLSSIPGAAVTSIRIDGVLHEFTTVPGVKEDVTEIILNIKSLSVSSEHDEPVVAYLRKQGPGVVTAADIAPPAGVEFHNPDLHIATLNSKGKFELELTIERGRGYVSAAQNKSGDAEIGRIPVDSIYSPVLKVTFRVEATRVEQRTDFDKLIVDVETKQAIAPRDAVASAGTTLVELFGLARELNTAAEGIEIGPSPTDAALAADMALPIEDLDLTVRSYNCLKREGIHTVGELVARSEADLMDIRNFGAKSIDEVKAKLVELGLSLKDSPPGFDLAARAAAIEEDDAAFGDDEL, encoded by the coding sequence GTGCTCATTGCACAGCGCCCCACCCTCTCCGAAGAGGTAGTCTCCGAAAACCGTTCGCGTTTCATTATTGAACCGTTGGAACCGGGCTTCGGCTACACCCTCGGAAACTCCCTCCGCCGTACCCTGCTCTCCTCCATCCCCGGCGCTGCTGTAACCAGCATCCGGATCGATGGCGTGCTGCACGAGTTCACCACGGTTCCGGGTGTCAAGGAAGATGTCACTGAGATCATCCTGAACATCAAGAGCCTGTCGGTTTCCTCCGAGCACGATGAGCCGGTTGTTGCTTACCTGCGCAAGCAGGGCCCCGGAGTCGTCACCGCCGCGGACATCGCTCCGCCGGCCGGCGTCGAATTCCACAACCCGGATCTGCACATCGCCACGCTGAACTCGAAGGGAAAGTTCGAACTCGAACTGACCATCGAGCGCGGCCGCGGCTACGTTTCGGCAGCTCAGAACAAGTCCGGCGACGCAGAGATCGGCCGTATCCCGGTCGACTCCATCTACTCGCCGGTGCTGAAGGTTACTTTCCGCGTGGAAGCAACCCGTGTTGAGCAGCGCACCGACTTCGACAAGCTGATTGTCGACGTCGAGACCAAGCAGGCCATCGCCCCGCGCGATGCTGTTGCTTCCGCAGGCACCACCCTGGTGGAGCTCTTCGGTCTGGCACGTGAGCTGAACACCGCAGCTGAAGGTATCGAGATCGGCCCGTCGCCCACCGACGCTGCCCTGGCAGCCGACATGGCACTGCCGATCGAGGATCTGGACCTCACCGTCCGTTCCTACAACTGCCTCAAGCGTGAGGGCATCCACACCGTGGGTGAACTCGTTGCCCGCTCCGAGGCTGACCTGATGGACATCCGCAACTTCGGTGCCAAGTCCATTGACGAGGTCAAGGCAAAGCTGGTTGAACTGGGCCTGTCCCTCAAGGACTCGCCTCCCGGTTTTGACCTCGCAGCACGCGCCGCAGCAATCGAAGAGGACGACGCCGCCTTCGGCGACGACGAACTCTAA
- a CDS encoding tRNA pseudouridine(38-40) synthase TruA: MNDQKPAAPVLGGGGFLRVRLDLSYDGGPFSGWALQPGLRTVQGALEEALQLLVRRPVRVTVAGRTDAGVHARGQVVHLDLTEAEWQGLPRGHELDPAVAMLRRIRGALSRILGDLTGAVEVHRISLAPEGFDARFSALWRRYSYRIADGPALWDPLGRYSTLWHKNPLDVSLLNEGASKLLGLQNFLSFCKPREGATTIRELQRFEFARGEDSVIVATVQADAFCHNMVRALIGSALYVGEGVEEPGWLHERLLAQKRDAKSVLAAPHPLVLEEVAYPSNDELLARAELTRALREY; encoded by the coding sequence ATGAACGACCAAAAACCCGCGGCCCCCGTATTGGGGGGCGGCGGGTTTTTGCGTGTCCGGCTGGATTTGTCGTACGACGGCGGCCCCTTCAGCGGGTGGGCCCTGCAGCCGGGCCTGCGGACCGTCCAGGGCGCCCTCGAAGAGGCCCTGCAGCTGCTGGTCCGGCGCCCGGTCCGCGTGACGGTTGCCGGACGCACCGATGCCGGCGTGCATGCCCGGGGCCAGGTGGTCCACCTGGACCTCACCGAAGCCGAGTGGCAGGGACTGCCGCGCGGGCACGAACTGGATCCCGCCGTCGCCATGCTCCGAAGGATCCGCGGCGCCCTCAGCCGCATCCTCGGCGACCTGACCGGGGCAGTCGAGGTGCACCGCATCTCGCTGGCGCCGGAAGGTTTTGATGCCCGGTTTTCGGCGCTCTGGCGGCGGTACAGCTACCGCATCGCGGACGGGCCTGCGCTCTGGGATCCGCTGGGCCGGTACTCCACCCTGTGGCACAAAAACCCGCTGGACGTCTCCCTGCTGAACGAGGGCGCCTCGAAGCTGCTGGGGCTGCAGAACTTCCTGTCCTTCTGCAAGCCGCGCGAAGGTGCCACCACCATCCGGGAGCTGCAGCGTTTTGAATTCGCACGGGGGGAAGATAGTGTCATTGTGGCCACCGTCCAAGCGGACGCCTTCTGCCACAACATGGTGCGCGCCCTGATCGGCTCCGCCCTGTACGTGGGCGAGGGTGTGGAGGAACCGGGCTGGTTGCATGAGCGGTTGCTCGCGCAGAAACGCGACGCCAAGTCCGTGCTGGCGGCGCCCCACCCGCTGGTGCTTGAGGAAGTGGCTTACCCGTCCAACGACGAACTCCTGGCCCGCGCAGAACTCACCCGGGCGCTGCGGGAGTACTAG
- a CDS encoding type II secretion system F family protein, with amino-acid sequence MSPLIISSLLLVSVPIGYLTWSILSVDRKARTATMAILTRGRPAVEMVGKKKAGIVAGIGYQLTPPAYVRKLDRLLSLAGRPLSMPLEKVLAGKIALGVAGAFLGLYLSAVGTTPIMKLAGLFLLFLGYFIPDLLLYSKGLERQKVIQLELANTLDQMLISVEAGLGFEGAMARAGDNGKGPLAEELVRTLQDMQVGRSRRESYLALAERTNIPELRSFVQAVVQADTYGIAISRVLRVQAKVMRVKRRQRAEEKAMKLPVMILFPLLFFIFPVLFIAILGPAVINTIATFSGQ; translated from the coding sequence ATGAGTCCGCTGATAATTTCCTCGCTGTTGCTTGTTTCGGTCCCCATCGGTTATCTGACCTGGTCTATCCTCTCGGTTGACCGGAAGGCCCGGACCGCCACCATGGCTATCCTTACGCGGGGCCGCCCTGCAGTCGAGATGGTCGGGAAGAAGAAGGCTGGCATTGTGGCCGGAATCGGTTACCAGCTGACTCCCCCGGCATACGTCCGCAAGCTCGACCGGTTGCTGTCACTCGCCGGCCGGCCCCTTTCCATGCCGCTGGAAAAGGTTCTTGCCGGAAAGATTGCCCTCGGCGTCGCCGGCGCTTTCCTCGGCCTCTACCTGAGCGCCGTCGGCACCACTCCGATCATGAAACTGGCGGGGCTGTTCCTGCTGTTCCTCGGTTACTTCATCCCGGACCTCCTGCTCTACAGCAAGGGACTGGAACGCCAGAAAGTCATCCAGCTGGAACTGGCCAACACCCTGGACCAGATGCTGATCTCTGTCGAGGCAGGCCTGGGCTTCGAGGGCGCCATGGCCCGCGCCGGCGACAACGGCAAGGGACCCCTGGCCGAGGAACTGGTGCGGACCCTGCAGGACATGCAGGTAGGCCGCAGCCGGCGCGAGTCCTATCTCGCCCTGGCCGAGAGGACCAACATCCCGGAGCTTCGCAGCTTTGTGCAGGCAGTGGTCCAGGCGGACACGTACGGCATCGCGATCAGCCGTGTCCTCCGGGTCCAGGCGAAAGTCATGCGCGTAAAGCGCCGCCAGCGCGCTGAAGAAAAGGCCATGAAACTTCCGGTGATGATCCTGTTCCCGCTGTTGTTCTTCATTTTCCCGGTGCTGTTCATCGCAATTCTCGGACCGGCCGTCATCAACACCATCGCGACATTCAGCGGACAATAG
- a CDS encoding ATP-binding protein: MADRLFPRRSARIFQRLGPRSQVALCQLPLTLIVVALAIATPFAWPTLLYHPLYMAGILLSVALFLCCLLVPWERLAHPPYLLIPVLDFLAIALLRNGAAPLLPGLAVLAVFPVIWLSASGMLARSSLVLSFLGPMLIMVPSWAGRFPNLTASDITTTFLFPLMMLTVSLAIRFASMNVRLQQRELAAKDRELRELLRKSREREKLLETVLDATDVGIAAVDRSGHFLVSNSRQRNFRQATRADDAVPGQGHQLIFGPDRRTLIPAEKRPISRAIAGESFADYLVWAGEGADQRAVSTAARPLVSEDGQLTGAVVVYTDVTGWVEALAANHELVSNVTHEFKTPLNSIIGNVDLVLDDVAALPPQVAQRLLVVQRNAERLLALVADLSASASAALNVHPKRTDLASLVETTIGSAQAQAELANIHLSTDVPSPLWAYADPLRIGQALDNLVSNAIKYSPGGGNVRISARSTSEWVQLSVSDTGMGISSEDRERVFKRFFRTDSARDAAIGGAGLGLSITRIIVERHGGQISCVSGEGQGSTFTLTLPAEGPPPAF, from the coding sequence ATGGCTGACCGCCTCTTTCCCCGCCGATCCGCACGGATTTTCCAGCGGCTTGGGCCACGCTCCCAAGTGGCCCTGTGCCAACTGCCCTTGACTCTGATCGTGGTGGCCCTTGCCATAGCCACTCCGTTTGCCTGGCCCACTCTTCTTTACCATCCCCTGTACATGGCGGGAATCCTGCTTTCCGTCGCGCTCTTCCTGTGTTGCCTCCTGGTCCCATGGGAGCGGCTGGCGCACCCCCCGTACCTCCTGATCCCTGTCCTGGACTTCCTGGCGATCGCCCTGCTCCGGAATGGTGCCGCCCCACTCCTCCCCGGCCTCGCGGTCCTGGCAGTGTTCCCCGTCATCTGGCTGTCCGCCTCCGGCATGCTTGCGCGCAGCAGCCTGGTCCTGAGTTTCCTCGGCCCCATGCTGATCATGGTTCCTTCGTGGGCAGGCCGCTTCCCCAACCTGACGGCTTCGGACATCACCACCACCTTCCTCTTTCCCCTGATGATGCTCACCGTCTCCCTGGCCATCAGGTTCGCGAGCATGAATGTCCGGCTGCAACAGCGTGAGCTGGCCGCAAAGGACAGGGAACTGCGCGAACTGCTGCGCAAGAGCAGGGAGCGGGAAAAGCTGCTGGAGACGGTCCTGGACGCCACCGACGTCGGAATCGCCGCCGTCGACCGGTCCGGCCACTTTCTGGTCTCCAACAGCCGGCAGCGGAACTTCCGCCAGGCCACCCGCGCCGACGATGCCGTTCCCGGGCAGGGCCACCAGCTGATTTTCGGACCCGACCGGCGGACCCTAATACCCGCGGAGAAGCGGCCCATCAGCCGGGCCATAGCCGGTGAGTCCTTCGCGGACTATCTGGTGTGGGCCGGGGAGGGAGCTGACCAGCGCGCAGTGTCCACAGCAGCCCGCCCACTGGTGAGTGAGGACGGCCAGCTAACCGGCGCCGTCGTTGTCTACACTGACGTGACCGGCTGGGTGGAGGCGCTGGCAGCCAACCACGAACTGGTTTCCAACGTGACCCACGAATTCAAGACGCCGCTGAACTCCATCATCGGGAACGTGGACCTGGTGCTCGACGACGTAGCGGCCTTGCCGCCGCAAGTGGCCCAGCGTCTCCTGGTGGTGCAGCGGAACGCCGAGCGGCTGCTGGCACTGGTCGCTGACCTGTCGGCGTCGGCGTCGGCGGCACTCAATGTCCACCCCAAACGGACGGACCTGGCGAGCCTCGTGGAAACCACCATCGGCTCAGCCCAGGCCCAGGCCGAGCTGGCGAACATCCACCTTTCAACCGATGTCCCCTCGCCCCTGTGGGCGTACGCGGACCCGCTCCGGATCGGCCAGGCCCTGGACAACCTGGTATCAAATGCCATTAAGTACTCCCCAGGCGGCGGCAACGTCCGTATCAGCGCCCGCAGCACCAGCGAATGGGTCCAGCTCAGCGTCAGCGATACCGGGATGGGCATCAGCAGCGAGGACAGGGAGAGGGTTTTCAAGCGATTCTTCCGGACCGATTCCGCCCGGGACGCGGCCATCGGCGGCGCCGGGCTCGGCCTGTCGATCACCAGGATAATTGTGGAACGACACGGCGGACAGATCTCCTGCGTCAGCGGGGAGGGACAAGGCAGCACGTTCACCCTGACCCTGCCGGCAGAGGGCCCCCCGCCCGCGTTCTAG
- a CDS encoding CpaF family protein yields the protein MKLSERINAAQAKTQPLPSPASAKASAPTRDVPPPQVPAQRVQWAEQSSEERTTTAPAAAAVAPASAHFEESKPKLQQPVDVFAALKQRAATALFEHLGARFNDSAITEHELKSTARDELTRIIDAEQVPLSPEERTRLVQDVADDVLGYGPLQRLLDDPAVTEIMVNRMDQIYVERKGHLTLADTRFSSEQHLRKVIERIVSKVGRRIDESSPLVDARLEDGSRVNAVIPPLAVGGSSLTIRKFSKTPLTVRNLIDFGTLTPEMAELLNACVKAKLNIIVSGGTGTGKTTLLNVLSSFLPSDERIVTIEDAVELQIQQDHVVRLESRPPNTEGKGEVTIRELLRNSLRMRPDRIVVGEVRGGESLDMLQAMNTGHDGSLSTVHSNSPRDAVARLETLVLMAGMDLPLRAIREQIASAVNLIVQISRLRDGSRRITHVTEVQGMEGDIVTLQDAFVFDYSAGVDQHGRFLGKPVATGIRPRFIDRFEDLGIHVSPSVFATQSGAAPAGANPAGSGKA from the coding sequence GTGAAACTCTCAGAGCGCATCAACGCCGCCCAGGCGAAAACACAGCCGCTTCCCAGCCCCGCCTCTGCCAAGGCCTCGGCTCCGACCCGCGACGTGCCGCCTCCCCAGGTTCCGGCCCAACGCGTGCAGTGGGCGGAACAGTCCTCGGAAGAGCGGACGACGACGGCACCGGCTGCCGCCGCCGTTGCGCCCGCCAGCGCGCACTTTGAAGAGTCGAAGCCGAAACTCCAGCAACCCGTCGATGTTTTCGCAGCACTTAAGCAACGGGCTGCGACGGCCCTGTTTGAACATCTGGGCGCCCGGTTCAACGACTCCGCCATCACTGAGCATGAGCTGAAGTCAACTGCCCGCGATGAGCTTACGCGGATCATCGACGCTGAACAGGTCCCGCTCTCCCCTGAGGAACGCACACGGCTGGTGCAGGACGTGGCCGATGACGTTTTGGGCTACGGCCCACTTCAGCGATTGCTCGATGATCCGGCCGTCACTGAAATCATGGTCAACCGCATGGACCAGATTTACGTCGAACGGAAGGGTCACCTCACACTCGCGGACACCCGGTTCAGCTCTGAGCAGCATCTTCGCAAGGTTATTGAACGCATTGTGTCCAAGGTGGGCCGGCGAATTGACGAGTCCTCGCCCCTGGTGGATGCGCGCCTCGAGGATGGTTCGCGCGTCAACGCCGTCATTCCGCCACTGGCGGTGGGCGGCTCATCGCTGACCATCCGAAAGTTCAGCAAGACTCCGCTGACGGTGCGGAACCTCATCGATTTCGGAACGCTGACGCCGGAGATGGCGGAGCTGCTTAATGCCTGTGTCAAAGCCAAACTCAACATCATCGTGTCCGGCGGTACAGGCACGGGCAAGACCACACTTCTCAATGTGCTGTCCTCCTTCCTGCCTTCGGACGAACGAATCGTCACCATCGAGGACGCTGTGGAACTTCAGATCCAGCAGGACCACGTGGTCCGGCTGGAGAGCCGTCCCCCGAACACCGAGGGCAAGGGTGAGGTCACCATCCGCGAGCTTCTGAGGAACTCACTGCGTATGCGCCCCGACCGCATCGTGGTAGGCGAAGTCCGTGGCGGCGAATCCCTGGACATGCTCCAGGCCATGAACACCGGCCACGACGGTTCGCTTTCCACCGTGCACTCAAACTCGCCCCGGGACGCCGTCGCACGCTTGGAGACCCTTGTCCTCATGGCAGGCATGGACCTGCCGCTCCGAGCCATCCGCGAGCAGATTGCCTCCGCGGTGAACCTGATTGTCCAAATTTCCAGGTTGCGTGACGGGTCCCGCCGGATAACCCATGTAACTGAGGTCCAAGGTATGGAAGGGGACATCGTGACCCTGCAGGACGCGTTTGTGTTCGACTACTCCGCCGGCGTCGACCAGCACGGGCGCTTCCTCGGCAAGCCCGTGGCCACCGGCATCCGGCCGCGCTTCATCGACCGTTTCGAAGATCTCGGCATCCATGTGTCACCGTCAGTGTTCGCCACGCAGTCAGGGGCTGCTCCGGCTGGTGCGAACCCAGCCGGCAGCGGAAAGGCCTAA